AGGTCTTGCCTCAATTCCTGTTCCGATAGAAATAATAATCATATCATTTACACTTGGATGGTTGGCTTTCTGATGATTTTTCAACACTTCTGCAAAAGGAATTTTTCTTGCCTCAGCATAAGCACAAAGAGCGGGATTATTGGCAAACATTCCGCCATCAATGAGACTGAAAATCTGTCCGTACATAGATTTAATCTGAACAGGACTAAAATACGTAGGAGCAGCGGAAGTCGCTCTGCAGATATCTCTTACAAAAAAGTTGTCTGTGCTGAGATTAGCTTTCCATGAGTTGAAAAGCTTTGCTCTTCTGTTCTCTATGTCATAACTTGTTATTAAACAGGGTTTTATTAATTCTTTTAATTCTAAATTTCCAAAAAAATCATTTAAGTTTTTTTCAAGAGCTTCCTGGGAAATTCTTTCATTCAATAATCCGAATGGATTGACCAGTTTTTCCCAAAAAGAAACCTGGAAGATGTCGCCGCCCTTTTCAGCATATAATTCCAATCCTTTTTGAATAGAATATTTTGCTTTTCGGGTTTCATCAGGAGAGAGAATAATAGAAGCAATCAGACCTCCGGTGCTGCTGCCTGCTACCAGATCAAAATAATCTCCCAGCTTGGCAGTGGGCTTATCATAATACTGGAGCTGTTCTTCTATGTAACGCAGAATAATACAGGTTATGATTCCCCTTATTCCACCTCCGTCCAAAGAAAGAATGGTTGTCTTTTTCATGTGATATTTTTAATGTTTTGTTAAAAGGACACATGCAATATTAAATCTACAGAATCTATTGATTTATCATAAAAACATTCAGATTCCATATTGAGATTTTATTGCTTTTTTTGTTGTTTTCTTATAAAGCAAAGGTAGTGTGGGGAAGCGACAGAACGTGTCGTATTATATTTATTTTCAAATAAATGACACTAAAAAATGACGTAATTCTGCTTGTCTTTTGGCATCTTCAGAAGTGATCTCCAACGGGTTTTTACAGAGCCTTTTTTAGAAGGGATATTCTTTTTTTCAAAGTGGGGAAGATCTTTAAATGTTTTCCAGTTGCCACCCCAGTCCCAGCCATGGCGGGCAAAGATTTTGACACACTCATACCAGTCTGCAACGCGGTCATTATCCCAGTCTTTTGCAGTGTCCCAGCTCGCTGTTTTTCCGTCAATCATCAGGCAGATATCTACAGCAAGTCCATAATTGTGGATGCTTTGTCCTGCCTTTGCATTGGTTACCTTTTTTCCTGACGTAATTCTTCCGATCGCATACAGCTTTTCCTGTTCTTCAAAAGATCTTAATCCCTGGGTGATCCTTATCTTGGCTCTTCCGGTAAGGGCTTCATCGCATTCCTGTATAATTTGCTTCACTTCATCTCTTACCAACGGATGAAGATTCTGAATTCGTTCTAAGGTTACTTTGTCCATATTTTCTATTTTGTTACAGGACAAAAGTATAGCGCGAAGACGACGAAACTTGACGTGTTTTATTAGAAGTTTGATTAAAATTCTATATCCTTCAATCAGAGATGAAAAACATAATCTACAAACAAATTAGAAACAGATCAATTCATCTGTGAACACAAAAAATAAGAAAAATTGCTATTTAATTTTTAAAAATCAAATAGAAGTAGTAAATATGATGGATAAAACACAATAGTAATGCATACCATCTTACCTTTTTTATTGGCTATGATTGCGGCCATTGTGCTGCTCAATATGTGGGCTGCAAAGTTAAAAATTGCTTACCCGATTTTACTTGTTGTATTCGGGTTGCTTGTTAGCTTTGTACCTGGTCTTCCGGTTGTAAAAATTAATCCGGATCTTATCTTTTTTATCTTTTTACCTCCTTTGCTATTTGAAGCTGCGTGGTCTATTTCCTTTAAAGAAATGAAACGGTGGTGGCGCATTATTGGAAGCTTTGCATTTTTAGTCGTCTTTTTTACCGCACTGGCCGTAGCAGTGACGGCCAATTACTTTATACCCGGTTTTACGCTTGCCCTCGGATTTTTGCTGGGAGGAATCGTATCTCCTCCTGATGCTGTAAGCACAGGAGCCATCATGAAATTTGTAAAAATACCATCCACTACATCTGCTATTCTGGAAGGAGAAAGTTTGTTGAATGATGCTTCTTCACTTATTATATTCCGTTTTGCTTTAATTGCTGTAGGAACCGGACAGTTTGTATGGCAGGAAGCTTCGCTGGATTTTTTATGGATGCTAATCGGAGGAGTAGGAATGGGTTTATTACTGGCATGGATTTTTGTGCAGGCTCATAAAAGACTTCCTACAGACGCCTCTTCAGATATTGCATTAACACTTATTGAGCCTTATCTGATGTATTGGATTGCAGAGCAGCTCCATTGTTCCGGAGTTTTAGCCGTAGTTTGCGGAGGTCTGTATATGTCTGCTAAAAGGATGATCTTTTTAAACAGTACCAGCCGTATAAGAGGTTACAGCGTATGGGAAAGCTTCGTCTTTATTCTGAATGGCATTGTATTTTTAATTATCGGACTGGAACTTCCTGAAATTGTTGGTGGACTGCGATGGGAAGGAATTCCTTTGAGAATAGCTATTCAATATGGGATATTGGTGACCGGTATTCTGATTGCTGCCAGAATCATAAGCTCTTATGCTGCAATGCTGGCTACACTGATTTTCCGGCCAAGTGTGGCGCCTCGTGCTTCTTCCTCAAGAAGACGTTTGCTGATGCCTCTGATGCTTGGGTGGACAGGAATGAGAGGTGTTGTATCATTAGCCGCAGCATTAGCCATTCCGATTACCCTTGAAAACGGGCTTCCTTTTCCCAACAGAAACCTTATCCTGTTCATTACTTTCGTTGTGATTTTGCTGACGTTGCTTGTTCAGGGACTTACACTCCCATATCTGATAAAATATGGACATGTATTTGATGATTTTACTGATGAGGAGAAAGACAAACAATCCAGAGAAGAAATAAAGCACAAACTGAAACAACACGTCTATCATTTTCTTAAAAACAAGCATGAAAATGAACTGAATAGTAACGCCGGATTAGAAAGAATGCTGAAACACTGGGAAGAAAAAATAGAGGCAAATGATGCAGAATGGATGAATGAAAAAACCAAAGATATCTTTTTTGAAATGCTGGAAAGTCAGAGACAGTTTCTCTCAGAGCTTAACAAAGATATTTCCGTGAATGAAGAAATTATCCGCCATCAGCTTTATCAGATTGATCTTGAGGAAGAACGTTTGAGGATGATTTAATGGATATTTTTGAAAACAAAATTAAAGTGCTAATGCGACAAAACATGTCGTATTTAAAAATTTTATCCATTTGTTTTTCAGAGTGTTAAATGTGATGTTAATTATGGTTTAAAAGATTATTTTATTCTTTAAAAACTCTAATTTTGTATATATTTTTACTATACAATTGTCATGTACGCTCTGGTAGATTGTAACAATTTTTTTGTTTCCTGCGAAAGGACTTTAGATCCTGATCTCGAAGGCAAACCCGTTGTGGTTCTTTCCAACAACGATGGATGTGTGGTGTCCAGAAGTAAAGAAGCAAAAGATCTGGGAATTCCTATGGCAGCTCCTGCATTCAAGTACAAAGAGCTTTTTCAGAAATATGATGTGAAAAGCTTTTCTGCAAAATTTGAATTGTATAATTATAAAAGCCAGCAGGTCATTAATATTGCCAAATCTTATGTTATTGACCATGAAGTTTATAGTATCGATGAGCTTTTTCTTGACTTAACGGGATTTAAGTATATTGATATGTATAACTATTGTCTTAAAATCCGAAATGAAATTTATGATAAGGAAAATATTCCGGTAAGTATTGGCATTGCGCCCACCAAAACATTATGTAAAGTGGCAAACAGAATTGTAAAAGACTTTCCGGATAACTTTAAGGGAGTGTATATTCTGGATACTCCCGAAAAAATTGAAAAAGCCCTGAAGTGGCTCAATATAGGAGATGTGTGGGGAATAGGTAGAAGGCTTGCTGTTAAAATGAATGACAGTGGAGTATATAAAGCCTGGGATCTTCTTCAGAAACCTGAAATGTGGGTCCGAAAAGTGATGGGAATTCATGGGATAAGAATGATTAATGAACTGAAGGGAATCCGCCAGCTTGAGCTTGACACTCCGTCTCCTAAAAAATCCATAGCAGTTACCCGTAGTTTTATGCAGATGCTGACAAAGAAAGAAGAAGTCAGAGAAAGGGTAGAGACTTTCGGGATGTATTGTTCAGAAAGATTAAGAAAGCAGAATACATGCTGTAAAATGATTACGGTTTTTGTACAGACCAACCGTTTTAGAAAAGATCTGCCCGAATATAAAAATGCAATGACCCGGATTCTTTCCAATCCTACCAATTCATCCATCCTAATCGGAAGAGTAGTGAATGAACTTTTTGAAGCCATTTACAGAGAAGGGTTTCATTATAAAAGAGCAGGAGTAATGGTGAATGATTTTGTGCCTGAAGATCAGAGACAGATCAGCCTTTTCGAAGAAGATATCCAAAACCAGCATCTTCCTGTAATGAAAGCAATGGATGCCATGAACAGAAAATTCGGGAAAGATAAAGTACGTTTGGGAAGTATGAGCGGTGAAAATACTTTTGGGCGGGCAAAGCTTTCTCCCGAATATGAAGCCTTCCTGAAAAAGAATACATTGCCGGAAGCCAACTTTAGATTTCATTAGTGCTGAAATTTTTCTTCAAAAAATAAAAATTCTTTAAAATTTTTCAACAAAATAACATGTCTGTTTTATTTTAAATAGTAAAATTCCGTATTTTGATACTGTGAAATAAAGTGTTATTTAGCTTATTTTCAGTGGTTTGCGTGTTTTTGATTTGAATGGCACTATTGTACGAAATGTGCTTTTACATTTATCTTTGGCCAAGAATTGTACACGTTTTAAAACCACAAATTAAATGAAAAATCCAAGTATTTTGATAAAGGGAATACTCATTTCCTTGTGCTTTACGATAAGCCAGTCGAAAGCACAAGTAGGAATTAATACTTCAAACCCTCAAACCATTTTCCATGTGGATGGGGCAAAAGATAATCCCTCATCCGGAGTCCCGTCTTCCACTCAAATTGCCAATGATGTCTCCATCACCTCTACCGGAGAAATAGGAATTGGAACCTTAACTCCTGCTACCAGAGTAGACACCCGATCTGCAACGAATTCAGACAACTCAATTGGAATAGGAGAAACCAGCCAGACCGCAGCCATTGCAGGAGGTGGCGCTGTAAGATATAACCCGCTGAATGGGGGAAAGATGCAATATTCAGATGGTATTGTATGGCAGGATCTTATTTCTTCCCCAACCAAAGCAGTAGTGGTAGCCAATCTTCAGGCAGCGAACTTCGCGGTGAAAATTCCCTATCAGGTTTCTACAGGGATTGCAGGATGGACGGAGGTTTCCGACCCTACAGGGAACTTTACGCCCGGAACAGGTGTTTTTACAGCGCCAAGAACCGGTGTATATCTTGTTTCTTTTACCTACGATTTTGTTAGAATTCCTATCGTTTCAGGGTATTTTTCAGAAGCAAGATATGTTGTGAATGGAAGCAGTACAGTAAAAAAATGCGTGAAATCTTACTCAAATATTTCAAAACAGGCACAGGTGGCAGGATCCTGTGTTGCCGGAGTTCAGTTGAATAAAGGCGATACTCTTCAGCCCTATATCTATCAGTCGGTTTATAATGGAAACCTGAGTCTGAGAACAGATACGTCTTCTGCAAGCAATGAATACGGCTTCGTAAATCTTTCTATTTTAGAACAATAACACACTTTGATATGAGAAAAAAATTAGGACTGGCTTTACTCATTTGCTGTGGCATAGGGATGAAAGCTCAGATAGGAATTAATATGTCTTCTCCGGAAGGAATACTACATATAGACGGACAGAAAAACACAAATGTTTCCATACCTTCCAGTTATTATGATGATGTGGTGATTACCTCTTCCGGAAATGTAGGAGCCGGAACAAAATCTCCGAAAACAAGACTGGATATGAGATCAGGGGAGCGCTTAAATGCTATTGGAATTGGAGGAACTTCACAATCTGCTGCAGCAGCAAAGGCCGGAGCGATGAGGTATAATTCCGGAACTCAGGACCTAAGCTATTCTAACGGAACAGCCTGGGTAGCATTGGCTCATAAGGCTCCCAATGATTTTGTGGATGCAGAAAATGCTTCAGGGCAAAGTTTCAGTGATGGAATACAGACAGCGGTTACCGGCTGGACTAAGAAAACAGATGTGAATGGCAGCTTTAATACTGGTACTGGAGCTTTTATAGCGTCCAAAACGGGTGTATATATTGTATCCTTTACCTTTTCACTGACTTCAGGAAGCATTGCAGATGATTCAAGGTATGAAACGCTGATTCAGACTAATTCAACGTCTTCCGCTACCGGTAAAGTGTTTAAATGTGTAGGAAGCTACCCGGGAAACAATACGATCGGAAACCGTGTTGCCGGAAACTGTTCCGGGATTTTTAACCTCAATCAGGGAGATAACATTACGGTAAGCCTGAATCAAAAACTGGGAAGTTCAAAAACACTGGACACTGATTCTACGCTTACTTCTTTAAGTATTTTCGGATTATAAAAAGATAAATGATGAAAAAGAATTG
This sequence is a window from Chryseobacterium culicis. Protein-coding genes within it:
- a CDS encoding patatin-like phospholipase family protein; this encodes MKKTTILSLDGGGIRGIITCIILRYIEEQLQYYDKPTAKLGDYFDLVAGSSTGGLIASIILSPDETRKAKYSIQKGLELYAEKGGDIFQVSFWEKLVNPFGLLNERISQEALEKNLNDFFGNLELKELIKPCLITSYDIENRRAKLFNSWKANLSTDNFFVRDICRATSAAPTYFSPVQIKSMYGQIFSLIDGGMFANNPALCAYAEARKIPFAEVLKNHQKANHPSVNDMIIISIGTGIEARPYPFKRLEKAGKIGWVSPIIDILMSANAETVDYQLEQMFQTLGLRNQKNYYRLNPSLKNASPAMDNVRRSNIENLIQAGLSYIDDNREILNQIVQKLIKNKI
- a CDS encoding M15 family metallopeptidase, whose product is MDKVTLERIQNLHPLVRDEVKQIIQECDEALTGRAKIRITQGLRSFEEQEKLYAIGRITSGKKVTNAKAGQSIHNYGLAVDICLMIDGKTASWDTAKDWDNDRVADWYECVKIFARHGWDWGGNWKTFKDLPHFEKKNIPSKKGSVKTRWRSLLKMPKDKQNYVIF
- a CDS encoding Na+/H+ antiporter encodes the protein MHTILPFLLAMIAAIVLLNMWAAKLKIAYPILLVVFGLLVSFVPGLPVVKINPDLIFFIFLPPLLFEAAWSISFKEMKRWWRIIGSFAFLVVFFTALAVAVTANYFIPGFTLALGFLLGGIVSPPDAVSTGAIMKFVKIPSTTSAILEGESLLNDASSLIIFRFALIAVGTGQFVWQEASLDFLWMLIGGVGMGLLLAWIFVQAHKRLPTDASSDIALTLIEPYLMYWIAEQLHCSGVLAVVCGGLYMSAKRMIFLNSTSRIRGYSVWESFVFILNGIVFLIIGLELPEIVGGLRWEGIPLRIAIQYGILVTGILIAARIISSYAAMLATLIFRPSVAPRASSSRRRLLMPLMLGWTGMRGVVSLAAALAIPITLENGLPFPNRNLILFITFVVILLTLLVQGLTLPYLIKYGHVFDDFTDEEKDKQSREEIKHKLKQHVYHFLKNKHENELNSNAGLERMLKHWEEKIEANDAEWMNEKTKDIFFEMLESQRQFLSELNKDISVNEEIIRHQLYQIDLEEERLRMI
- a CDS encoding Y-family DNA polymerase, yielding MYALVDCNNFFVSCERTLDPDLEGKPVVVLSNNDGCVVSRSKEAKDLGIPMAAPAFKYKELFQKYDVKSFSAKFELYNYKSQQVINIAKSYVIDHEVYSIDELFLDLTGFKYIDMYNYCLKIRNEIYDKENIPVSIGIAPTKTLCKVANRIVKDFPDNFKGVYILDTPEKIEKALKWLNIGDVWGIGRRLAVKMNDSGVYKAWDLLQKPEMWVRKVMGIHGIRMINELKGIRQLELDTPSPKKSIAVTRSFMQMLTKKEEVRERVETFGMYCSERLRKQNTCCKMITVFVQTNRFRKDLPEYKNAMTRILSNPTNSSILIGRVVNELFEAIYREGFHYKRAGVMVNDFVPEDQRQISLFEEDIQNQHLPVMKAMDAMNRKFGKDKVRLGSMSGENTFGRAKLSPEYEAFLKKNTLPEANFRFH